From one Verrucomicrobiales bacterium genomic stretch:
- a CDS encoding sigma-70 family RNA polymerase sigma factor, with translation MRRPGPVGGGFCTTHWSVVGRAKADSPEGRRALQELCEAYYQPVETFFRCQVVPREQATDLAHDFFAGLLAGGAIAAAAPERGRFRSYLLGAARHFLSHQRERERRLKRGGGVELISSDQPAEGGEGEATTGEVLPDPEAVSPAAEFDREWALTVLGRALEVLRRENVEQGRGEFFEHAKPWLTGDASRGDQASLAVSLGMNPNAFKVAVHRLKQRFRELLKAEIASTLSDPRMLDEEMRSLFAALGGS, from the coding sequence ATCCGTCGTCCGGGCCCTGTGGGCGGTGGATTCTGCACCACCCACTGGTCGGTGGTCGGCCGCGCCAAGGCGGACTCACCTGAGGGACGTCGTGCTCTGCAGGAGCTTTGCGAAGCCTATTATCAGCCGGTGGAGACCTTTTTCCGCTGTCAGGTGGTCCCTCGGGAGCAAGCGACGGATCTCGCGCACGATTTCTTTGCCGGCCTGCTGGCGGGAGGAGCGATCGCAGCAGCGGCACCGGAGCGCGGGCGGTTTCGCTCCTACCTCCTGGGAGCCGCCCGACACTTTCTTTCACATCAGCGTGAGCGGGAGCGCCGGCTCAAGCGAGGCGGTGGGGTCGAGCTTATCTCCTCCGATCAGCCGGCAGAGGGGGGTGAGGGTGAGGCGACGACGGGGGAGGTGCTGCCGGATCCAGAGGCGGTGTCACCTGCCGCTGAGTTTGATCGCGAATGGGCGTTGACCGTTCTTGGTCGCGCTTTAGAAGTCCTCCGGCGGGAGAACGTCGAGCAGGGCCGAGGGGAGTTCTTTGAGCACGCCAAACCATGGCTGACGGGGGACGCTTCGCGTGGGGATCAGGCTTCGTTGGCCGTATCGCTCGGAATGAATCCGAACGCCTTCAAGGTGGCGGTTCATCGACTGAAACAGCGGTTCCGAGAACTTCTGAAAGCGGAAATCGCCAGTACTCTCAGCGACCCCAGGATGCTCGACGAGGAGATGCGGTCCTTGTTTGCAGCGCTGGGCGGGTCTTGA
- a CDS encoding lamin tail domain-containing protein yields MKICVRFSCWTWFALLCFLAPHPGNAALPEYDATIAADSQSGIKPLATLLVPAVFYDTNRQAFNFGNSSGDVTMEFIVEGDPIAGGGNGYLAVGSTSGSSLRYEQWNNTGQVGFTQSGVSDYVFSPAVPSPTEPAHLAFVWTSTNRTMRLFVNGTLAGTRTGVATTFAMPRGLGTLGNSAAGTEGMVGTIHRVTVYDDALPAAAILRHADAFTGTRRPPLLLEFTAVPSVLFSPAGTLLSWRTQDADGVRLDGSDVTGLTQITLNPESTHLYELVAENQGGSVTGRVLVTVNPAPLVRRFGPDKEFVGPGEPFRLSWETDYATELVISPMVGDVTSRTIDGKGSVELSVLANSTFTFTARNAFGQSQAEATVSLLNPASHLVISEFLADNQTTLADEEGQFSDWIEIYNPTPSPIRLLGYSLTDDPKDLTQWKFPDITLAPREFLLIFASGKNRVAAGAPLHTGFQLSQGGDYLALVGPGPIVLQEFSPGYPVQSTDISYGLLAGDLSTLRFLGEPTPGLPNRNIQPPPGSVVFSRSSGTITNAFDLSLSSATPGAEIRYTFDGSTPGPTNGLIYTTPLRIEQTRRIRAVALASGKASPVTGGSYIKLAADLLNYRSTLPILLIENFGAGVIPQKGWSGNGSGIKQVPRQAAVWATFDRQGQQQTSSLTQEADMFSRIGIRGRGAFSSTWRQKPYSVEAESETGEEADVSPLGMPEHSEWILYYPDAEDSKDPTMLFNTFAYELSRRTGRYSVRFRWVEAFVNEDGGDLKLADRRGVYAILEKVSRGQDRLDFDRLAPDGSTGGWLLNINRMDPEPDTGWPAPNGARQPYFFHTAGPNRRAESRPNDQVAGDDLPQQSNGYLNFDNPNGYVINPQQRAAIEGWFKRFEDVFYNSALWRDPTNGYRRHLDTLDFADYFILNTLTHNGDGLLISMFPWKGRDEKLRMGPAWDYNWSPYYIGSPSPTGDLLWRSEQIWYARLFTDPDFVQEYMDRWWNLRRGPLSDAGMDAVIDEQAAEISPAKALLNGVPSATEWTTRLNTMKNWLKARAAWIDGSYVRPPFYNQPGGEIPNGFQLVMGGTNGTVYFTLDGSDPRLLGGAVNPSAQAFLTPVVLNAETEVKARLKRGNVWSGLTTAVFTPAQDFSGLFFSEIMYNPLNFGAISGDDLEFVELQNGGLRSLRLGTLTFTEGIQFTFAPGTELAPGARLLLARNRTALQTRYPGIVVQGEYTGRLDNNGERLTLSTALGGQVLSIEYNDRAPWPISPDGYGFSLVPIAEVRISELTQGTRWRASSARGGSPGQPDPEPVGSGRGVVVNEVVSHTLRPDVDQIEIYNPGATAVDLVGWYLSDDGALPRKYRFPVGSVIPAQGYLVLDESDFNSLPGGAGSFALSAEGDDLYLTAADAQGNFTGYGHGVSFGPSETKTSLGRYVNSIGQESMVRLTSLTLGSTNSPPAVGPVVIQEIHYHPEGDQPAFVELKSIANTEVPFFDAASPTNTWRLAGFGFQFPTGFTLGAGRLVVVVATNAEGFRIRHGIPSDVAVLAGATGSLQNSGERLELQRPGYTDGTNGTVFVSVDAVRYDDRAPWPSAADGGGASLQRRVASQFADDPSNWLAALPTPGQDLGLGEAPSLVRQPVSQSVVAYLDVSFSVEATGTGPLFYQWTFNGAPLLGETNSSLQLKEVPPEAAGYYHAIVYSALGSVVSEAAQLITIRPASIVQQPLSRATNVGSRVSFSVTAIGIGTLRYQWSFNGGAINQATNSILSLTNVQPADAGPYQVTVTDDIGSMRSQSAFLVVNVRPTIVQSPLPVTAVAGEPVSFRVVLSGTAPFTVRWRRGTTTLTNVIVNGFESTFLIPSVQTAQAGSYNALVGNAAAANVASAGALLTVLADADRDGLPDVYEGQTPGFSSSVPEDAGKDFDGDGFNNLNEYRAGTDPNDPASLLKITDVVPQESGLALRFAVVAGRTYSVDTIDQLVGGSWLTLTNLPASASAGVIEVLDTAARPGERFYRVRTP; encoded by the coding sequence ATGAAGATTTGCGTTCGTTTCTCCTGCTGGACTTGGTTTGCCCTCCTGTGCTTCTTGGCTCCTCATCCGGGAAATGCCGCCCTCCCCGAATACGACGCCACGATAGCAGCCGATTCTCAGTCCGGCATCAAGCCCTTGGCTACCCTGCTGGTTCCGGCTGTTTTCTACGATACCAACCGCCAAGCCTTCAACTTTGGGAACTCATCGGGAGATGTCACCATGGAGTTCATTGTGGAAGGTGATCCCATTGCGGGGGGAGGGAACGGATATCTCGCGGTCGGTTCCACCTCCGGCAGCAGCTTGCGCTATGAGCAGTGGAACAACACGGGGCAGGTGGGCTTTACCCAGAGCGGCGTGTCGGACTATGTTTTTTCGCCGGCGGTGCCGTCGCCGACGGAGCCTGCCCACCTGGCCTTCGTCTGGACCTCGACGAATCGCACGATGCGCCTCTTCGTTAACGGCACCCTGGCCGGGACACGGACCGGGGTTGCCACCACTTTTGCCATGCCTCGCGGGCTTGGGACCTTGGGGAACAGCGCTGCCGGCACAGAAGGGATGGTCGGTACCATTCATCGGGTGACGGTCTACGATGATGCTCTGCCGGCGGCCGCGATCCTACGGCATGCCGACGCGTTCACCGGGACCCGTCGACCCCCGCTCCTCCTCGAGTTTACCGCTGTCCCGTCCGTCCTGTTCTCCCCGGCGGGCACCTTGTTGAGCTGGCGAACCCAAGATGCGGATGGTGTTCGTCTCGACGGCTCCGACGTGACGGGATTGACCCAAATCACTCTCAACCCCGAGTCCACCCATCTCTACGAGTTGGTGGCGGAGAACCAGGGAGGGAGTGTCACGGGGAGGGTGCTGGTGACGGTGAATCCCGCGCCGTTGGTGCGACGTTTTGGACCGGACAAGGAGTTCGTTGGCCCCGGGGAGCCTTTTCGGCTGAGCTGGGAGACGGACTATGCCACCGAATTGGTCATCAGTCCTATGGTAGGCGATGTGACTTCCCGGACGATTGACGGGAAGGGGTCGGTCGAACTCTCGGTTTTGGCGAACTCGACCTTCACGTTCACGGCTCGCAATGCATTCGGCCAGAGCCAGGCGGAAGCGACCGTCAGCCTGCTGAATCCGGCCAGTCATCTCGTGATTTCTGAGTTTCTCGCCGACAACCAAACTACCCTCGCCGACGAGGAGGGGCAGTTCTCGGATTGGATTGAAATCTACAACCCGACCCCGTCGCCCATTCGCCTGCTCGGATACTCCCTCACCGACGATCCGAAGGATTTGACCCAATGGAAGTTCCCCGACATCACCCTGGCTCCTCGGGAGTTCCTGTTGATTTTCGCCTCAGGAAAAAACCGCGTGGCCGCTGGAGCACCCCTTCATACCGGGTTTCAGCTCAGCCAAGGTGGTGACTATCTGGCATTGGTTGGTCCCGGGCCGATTGTGCTGCAGGAGTTTTCTCCGGGCTATCCCGTTCAGTCGACGGACATTTCCTATGGCCTTTTGGCCGGTGATCTTTCGACCCTGCGTTTTTTGGGCGAGCCTACGCCTGGGCTACCCAATCGCAACATTCAGCCGCCACCGGGCTCCGTGGTGTTTTCCCGCAGCAGCGGAACGATTACGAACGCTTTCGATCTGAGTCTTTCCAGCGCCACTCCGGGAGCGGAGATCCGATACACCTTCGACGGTTCCACCCCGGGACCTACGAACGGCCTGATCTACACCACCCCATTGCGAATCGAGCAAACGCGACGTATTCGCGCCGTGGCTCTGGCGAGCGGAAAAGCGAGCCCGGTTACCGGTGGTAGCTACATCAAGCTCGCTGCCGATCTGCTCAACTACCGTTCCACCCTCCCCATTCTGTTGATCGAGAATTTCGGAGCCGGGGTCATTCCTCAGAAGGGCTGGAGCGGCAATGGGTCGGGAATCAAGCAAGTGCCACGTCAAGCGGCTGTGTGGGCCACCTTCGATCGTCAAGGCCAGCAGCAGACCAGTTCTCTGACCCAGGAGGCAGACATGTTTAGTCGCATTGGAATTCGGGGACGCGGGGCGTTCTCCTCGACCTGGCGGCAGAAGCCTTACAGTGTTGAAGCGGAGAGTGAGACGGGCGAGGAGGCCGACGTCTCCCCGCTGGGAATGCCGGAACACTCCGAGTGGATCCTTTACTATCCGGACGCCGAGGACTCCAAGGATCCCACCATGCTTTTCAACACCTTCGCGTATGAGCTGAGCCGCCGTACCGGACGTTACTCCGTGCGCTTTCGCTGGGTGGAAGCGTTTGTGAACGAGGATGGCGGGGATCTTAAGCTGGCCGATCGGCGGGGGGTGTATGCGATTCTGGAAAAAGTTTCCCGCGGCCAGGATCGGCTGGATTTCGATCGTCTGGCTCCCGATGGGTCAACCGGGGGATGGCTGCTCAATATCAATCGCATGGATCCCGAGCCTGACACCGGGTGGCCGGCGCCTAACGGGGCGCGGCAGCCTTATTTCTTCCATACGGCCGGACCGAATCGCCGAGCCGAGTCCCGCCCCAACGACCAGGTCGCGGGCGATGACCTGCCGCAGCAAAGCAATGGCTATCTCAACTTCGATAATCCCAACGGCTACGTCATCAATCCCCAGCAGCGGGCCGCGATCGAGGGTTGGTTTAAGCGGTTTGAGGACGTGTTCTACAACAGTGCCCTGTGGCGCGACCCGACGAATGGATATCGGCGCCATCTGGATACCTTGGACTTCGCCGATTATTTCATCCTAAACACTCTGACTCACAATGGAGATGGCCTCCTGATCAGCATGTTTCCCTGGAAAGGGCGGGACGAGAAGCTGCGGATGGGGCCGGCGTGGGATTACAACTGGAGCCCCTACTATATTGGATCGCCCTCCCCGACGGGAGATCTGCTCTGGCGCTCTGAGCAGATTTGGTACGCCCGGCTGTTCACGGACCCTGATTTCGTGCAGGAGTATATGGACCGTTGGTGGAACCTGCGACGTGGGCCGCTCAGCGATGCGGGAATGGATGCGGTCATCGATGAACAGGCCGCCGAGATTTCCCCGGCTAAAGCCCTGCTGAATGGCGTCCCCAGTGCGACGGAGTGGACCACCCGGCTCAACACCATGAAGAATTGGTTGAAAGCCAGGGCGGCTTGGATCGACGGCAGCTACGTGCGGCCACCCTTCTACAACCAGCCCGGCGGCGAGATTCCCAATGGATTTCAGCTCGTGATGGGCGGAACCAACGGAACCGTTTACTTTACCTTGGACGGATCTGACCCTCGGCTGCTCGGCGGCGCGGTGAACCCTTCGGCCCAGGCCTTTCTGACACCGGTCGTTCTCAATGCCGAGACCGAGGTGAAAGCTCGACTGAAGCGTGGCAATGTCTGGAGCGGCCTGACCACGGCGGTCTTTACACCGGCGCAGGATTTCTCGGGTCTGTTCTTCAGCGAGATCATGTACAACCCGCTGAACTTCGGCGCGATTTCCGGGGATGATCTGGAGTTTGTTGAATTGCAGAATGGCGGGCTCCGATCCCTTCGACTGGGAACTCTAACCTTTACGGAAGGCATTCAGTTCACCTTTGCTCCGGGGACCGAGCTGGCTCCCGGGGCTCGGCTCCTGCTGGCCCGCAATCGGACGGCCTTGCAGACTCGGTATCCGGGCATTGTCGTCCAGGGAGAATACACCGGCCGGCTGGACAACAACGGAGAACGTCTGACCTTGTCCACGGCCCTGGGAGGACAGGTGCTAAGCATTGAGTACAATGATCGCGCACCCTGGCCTATCAGCCCGGACGGCTACGGCTTTTCCCTGGTTCCGATCGCGGAGGTTCGGATTTCGGAGTTAACTCAAGGCACCCGATGGCGTGCCAGCTCGGCTCGAGGTGGTTCACCCGGTCAGCCCGATCCCGAACCCGTGGGTTCGGGGCGAGGCGTGGTCGTCAACGAGGTCGTGTCGCACACGCTCAGGCCCGATGTCGACCAAATCGAAATCTACAATCCCGGAGCCACCGCGGTCGACTTGGTCGGATGGTATTTAAGCGACGACGGCGCTCTGCCGCGGAAGTATCGGTTTCCGGTCGGCTCGGTGATTCCCGCTCAGGGTTACCTGGTGTTGGACGAGTCCGACTTTAACTCGCTCCCGGGGGGCGCAGGTTCGTTCGCTCTTTCGGCTGAGGGGGACGATCTTTATCTGACGGCGGCCGACGCCCAGGGTAATTTTACCGGCTATGGGCACGGCGTTTCCTTTGGCCCGTCAGAGACAAAAACCAGTCTGGGTCGTTACGTCAACAGTATCGGTCAGGAATCCATGGTCCGGTTGACGTCCCTCACTCTCGGAAGCACGAACTCGCCTCCCGCAGTGGGGCCGGTGGTGATTCAAGAGATCCACTACCATCCGGAAGGCGACCAGCCGGCTTTCGTGGAGCTGAAAAGCATCGCGAATACCGAGGTTCCTTTTTTTGACGCAGCTTCACCAACCAACACCTGGCGCCTGGCCGGATTCGGGTTCCAGTTTCCCACGGGCTTCACTTTAGGGGCAGGGCGTTTGGTCGTGGTGGTTGCCACGAACGCGGAGGGATTTCGAATTCGCCATGGAATTCCTTCGGACGTAGCCGTTTTGGCAGGAGCAACGGGCAGCCTGCAGAACAGCGGAGAGCGGCTTGAACTGCAGCGTCCTGGTTACACGGATGGGACCAATGGCACCGTGTTCGTCTCGGTCGATGCGGTGAGGTATGACGACCGGGCTCCATGGCCCTCGGCGGCCGATGGGGGGGGAGCCTCGCTCCAACGTCGCGTCGCGTCGCAGTTTGCCGACGATCCCTCCAACTGGCTCGCAGCGCTTCCAACACCGGGTCAAGACCTAGGCCTCGGGGAAGCCCCGAGCCTCGTCCGTCAGCCGGTGAGTCAATCCGTGGTCGCCTACTTGGATGTGAGTTTTTCGGTCGAGGCCACCGGCACTGGCCCCTTGTTCTACCAGTGGACCTTCAATGGGGCACCGTTGTTGGGGGAAACCAACTCCAGCTTGCAGCTGAAGGAAGTGCCTCCGGAGGCGGCTGGATACTACCATGCCATCGTCTACAGCGCCTTGGGCTCGGTAGTCAGCGAGGCCGCCCAGCTGATCACGATTAGGCCCGCTTCCATCGTGCAGCAGCCGCTGAGTCGGGCGACCAATGTGGGCAGTCGCGTGTCGTTCTCCGTAACAGCGATTGGCATTGGTACCCTACGTTACCAATGGTCTTTCAACGGGGGAGCGATCAACCAGGCAACCAATTCGATCTTGTCCCTAACCAATGTTCAGCCGGCGGATGCCGGACCATACCAGGTCACAGTTACCGACGACATTGGATCCATGCGCAGCCAGTCGGCTTTCTTGGTGGTCAATGTTCGGCCGACGATTGTTCAGTCGCCCCTCCCGGTGACGGCGGTAGCTGGGGAGCCGGTGAGCTTCCGGGTGGTTTTGAGCGGGACTGCTCCATTCACCGTGCGATGGCGTCGCGGGACAACCACACTGACCAATGTCATCGTGAACGGCTTCGAATCGACCTTCTTGATTCCATCGGTGCAGACGGCTCAGGCCGGAAGCTACAACGCGCTGGTCGGGAATGCGGCCGCGGCCAATGTGGCTTCCGCGGGCGCGTTGCTCACCGTGTTGGCGGACGCCGACCGCGATGGCCTCCCGGATGTCTATGAAGGTCAAACGCCGGGATTCTCGTCCAGCGTTCCCGAAGATGCGGGGAAAGATTTCGATGGGGATGGCTTCAACAACTTGAACGAATATCGGGCGGGAACCGATCCCAACGATCCGGCTAGCTTGCTCAAGATCACGGACGTCGTTCCTCAGGAGTCGGGGTTGGCTCTTCGGTTTGCGGTGGTGGCGGGGCGGACTTACTCCGTGGACACTATCGATCAGCTGGTGGGTGGATCCTGGCTGACGCTGACGAACTTGCCGGCCTCGGCGAGTGCCGGGGTCATCGAGGTCCTGGATACGGCGGCCCGGCCTGGGGAGCGATTCTACCGGGTTCGGACGCCATAG